A single region of the Streptomyces virginiae genome encodes:
- a CDS encoding S8 family serine peptidase, producing MTLESPSSISGARRVARVAAAAGLVAALAATGAGPVFAATAADTPGTSPAVKSADQKLGSADAELLQQAKAKGDANVTVMVATAPGQTKQVADQLASVQGASVGQTYDKLGYVRATLPTGKAEAALKAATKLDSVHGIDLRHEIQLPDPRPDADRETGTVKKTAAETYAAPDKNTPAKNPYNPSFETGAVDFVKDNPQADGRGVTIGIMDSGIDLGHPALQKTTTGERKIVDWVTATDPITDNDATWRPQITPVTSSGGSFTAGGQSWKAPEGSFQWSRFTESITATGDMAGDVNRDGDTTDRFGLLYDAAAGTVRVDTDQDGDFTNNEPMKPYKDGYQIGYFGTDNPATDVAERIPFVIEIRKDVPMDPLGGDWVGKKADFVNVGIIESEHGTHVAGITAANSLFGGKMNGEAPGAKLVSSRACSWSGGCTNIALTEGMIDLVVNRGVDIVNMSIGGLPALNDGNNARSELYKNLIDTYGVQLVISAGNSGPGVNTIGDPALADKVISVGASVSKETWAANYGSGVSAKYNMFPFSSRGPREDGGFTPTISAPGAAINTIQTWLPGAPVKEAGYTLPAGYGMLQGTSMASPQAAGASALLISAAKQHNIKLTPSSLRVALTTAAKKIDNVPAHAQGSGLIDIPGAWESIQRDAKANEFTVKAPVDTAIDQFLKTPGFGTGLYDREGGLKVGQKKVYNVVVTRTTGVKYGTRHDLSWRNNDGTFKVIGGYDYVTLPLNKPVTIKVEANAKTAGVHSGILQLDDETTEGIDKQILTTVVASAPLAAPAFSLSQSSTVQRNSHKSYFVTVPPGAKSLEVALGGLAAGAQTRFIAIHPYGVPVDPTATTNCYPNYDNPANTCRPDVRSYPEPTPGVWEIEVEARRTSPVLDNPFKLDVSVLGAAFDPAVKVLPEVKQGTPAPVQWSVKNAGAAISGGKLVGGPLGSAKVAKPTITPGETHSTEIAVPAGTSRLDVAIGKVSDTAADLDLEVYKDGIKVGSAADGDSEEAVSLVNPAAGTYTVKVIGYAIPSGSTTYDYRDVFFSAALGSVQVDEAAAVNLATGATAQVSANVLVTSPAPEGRQFFGQVQLLNARGTAAGTGSVQIEKVLP from the coding sequence ATGACCCTCGAATCCCCCAGCTCCATATCCGGGGCCAGACGCGTCGCGCGCGTCGCGGCCGCGGCCGGTCTGGTCGCCGCTCTCGCGGCCACCGGCGCCGGGCCCGTCTTCGCGGCGACCGCCGCGGACACCCCGGGCACCTCGCCCGCGGTCAAGTCCGCCGACCAGAAGCTCGGTTCGGCCGACGCCGAGCTGCTTCAGCAGGCCAAGGCCAAGGGCGACGCCAACGTCACCGTCATGGTCGCGACCGCCCCCGGTCAGACCAAGCAGGTGGCGGACCAGCTCGCTTCGGTCCAGGGCGCCTCGGTCGGCCAGACGTACGACAAGCTCGGTTACGTGCGCGCCACCCTGCCCACCGGCAAGGCCGAGGCCGCGCTGAAGGCGGCCACCAAGCTGGACTCGGTGCACGGCATCGACCTGCGGCACGAGATCCAGCTGCCGGACCCCCGTCCCGACGCGGACCGCGAGACCGGCACGGTGAAGAAGACCGCCGCCGAGACCTACGCGGCGCCGGACAAGAACACCCCCGCGAAGAACCCGTACAACCCGTCCTTCGAGACCGGCGCGGTCGACTTCGTGAAGGACAACCCGCAGGCCGACGGCCGCGGCGTGACCATCGGCATCATGGACTCGGGCATCGACCTCGGTCACCCGGCCCTGCAGAAGACCACCACCGGCGAGCGCAAGATCGTCGACTGGGTGACGGCCACCGACCCGATCACCGACAACGACGCCACCTGGCGCCCGCAGATCACCCCGGTCACCTCCAGCGGCGGCAGCTTCACCGCGGGCGGCCAGAGCTGGAAGGCCCCGGAGGGCAGCTTCCAGTGGAGCCGCTTCACCGAGTCGATCACCGCCACCGGTGACATGGCGGGCGACGTCAACCGCGACGGTGACACCACCGACCGGTTCGGCCTGCTCTACGACGCCGCCGCCGGCACGGTCCGCGTCGACACCGACCAGGACGGCGACTTCACGAACAACGAGCCGATGAAGCCGTACAAGGACGGCTACCAGATCGGCTACTTCGGCACGGACAACCCGGCGACCGACGTCGCCGAGCGCATCCCGTTCGTGATCGAGATCCGCAAGGACGTCCCGATGGACCCGCTGGGCGGTGACTGGGTCGGCAAGAAGGCCGACTTCGTCAACGTCGGCATCATCGAGTCCGAGCACGGCACGCACGTCGCCGGCATCACCGCCGCCAACAGCCTCTTCGGCGGCAAGATGAACGGCGAGGCGCCCGGCGCCAAGCTCGTCTCCTCGCGCGCCTGCTCCTGGTCCGGCGGCTGCACCAACATCGCGCTGACCGAGGGCATGATCGACCTCGTCGTCAACCGCGGCGTGGACATCGTCAACATGTCGATCGGCGGCCTGCCGGCGCTGAACGACGGCAACAACGCGCGCTCCGAGCTGTACAAGAACCTCATCGACACCTACGGCGTCCAGCTGGTCATCTCGGCCGGCAACTCGGGCCCGGGCGTCAACACCATCGGCGACCCCGCCCTCGCGGACAAGGTCATCTCCGTGGGCGCGTCGGTCTCCAAGGAGACCTGGGCCGCCAACTACGGCTCCGGTGTGAGCGCGAAGTACAACATGTTCCCCTTCTCCTCGCGCGGTCCGCGTGAGGACGGCGGCTTCACGCCGACCATCAGCGCCCCCGGCGCGGCCATCAACACCATCCAGACCTGGCTGCCCGGCGCCCCGGTGAAGGAGGCCGGCTACACCCTGCCGGCCGGTTACGGCATGCTCCAGGGCACCTCGATGGCCTCGCCGCAGGCGGCGGGCGCGAGCGCGCTGCTGATCTCGGCCGCCAAGCAGCACAACATCAAGCTGACGCCGTCCTCCCTGCGGGTCGCGCTCACCACGGCCGCCAAGAAGATCGACAACGTCCCCGCGCACGCGCAGGGTTCGGGTCTGATCGACATCCCCGGTGCGTGGGAGTCCATCCAGCGTGACGCGAAGGCCAACGAGTTCACCGTCAAGGCGCCGGTCGACACCGCGATCGACCAGTTCCTGAAGACCCCGGGCTTCGGCACCGGCCTGTACGACCGGGAGGGCGGCCTCAAGGTCGGCCAGAAGAAGGTCTACAACGTCGTCGTCACCCGCACCACGGGCGTCAAGTACGGCACCCGGCACGACCTGAGCTGGCGCAACAACGACGGCACCTTCAAGGTCATCGGCGGCTACGACTACGTCACCCTGCCGCTGAACAAGCCCGTCACCATCAAGGTCGAGGCCAACGCCAAGACGGCCGGTGTCCACAGCGGCATCCTGCAGCTGGACGACGAGACCACCGAGGGCATCGACAAGCAGATCCTGACGACCGTCGTGGCTTCCGCCCCCCTGGCCGCGCCGGCGTTCTCCCTGTCGCAGTCCTCCACCGTGCAGCGCAACTCGCACAAGTCGTACTTCGTGACGGTGCCTCCGGGCGCCAAGAGCCTGGAGGTCGCGCTCGGCGGTCTCGCGGCGGGAGCCCAGACGCGCTTCATCGCGATCCACCCGTACGGCGTGCCGGTCGACCCGACGGCCACGACCAACTGCTACCCGAACTACGACAACCCGGCCAACACCTGCCGCCCCGACGTGCGCTCGTACCCCGAGCCGACGCCGGGTGTCTGGGAGATCGAGGTCGAGGCCCGTCGTACGTCGCCGGTGCTCGACAACCCGTTCAAGCTGGACGTCTCCGTGCTCGGCGCGGCCTTCGACCCCGCGGTCAAGGTCCTGCCCGAGGTGAAGCAGGGCACCCCCGCCCCGGTCCAGTGGAGCGTCAAGAACGCCGGCGCGGCCATCTCCGGCGGCAAGCTCGTCGGCGGCCCGCTCGGTTCCGCGAAGGTCGCCAAGCCGACCATCACGCCCGGTGAGACCCACTCCACCGAGATCGCGGTCCCCGCGGGCACCTCGCGCCTCGACGTCGCGATCGGCAAGGTGTCCGACACCGCCGCCGACCTCGACCTCGAGGTCTACAAGGACGGCATCAAGGTCGGCTCGGCCGCCGACGGCGACTCCGAGGAGGCCGTGAGCCTGGTGAACCCGGCCGCGGGCACCTACACCGTCAAGGTGATCGGCTACGCGATCCCGTCCGGCTCCACCACGTACGACTACCGCGACGTGTTCTTCTCGGCCGCCCTGGGCTCCGTCCAGGTCGACGAGGCCGCCGCGGTGAACCTCGCCACCGGCGCCACCGCGCAGGTCTCGGCGAACGTCCTGGTCACCAGCCCGGCCCCCGAGGGTCGGCAGTTCTTCGGCCAGGTCCAGCTGCTCAACGCCCGCGGCACCGCCGCCGGCACCGGCAGCGTGCAGATCGAGAAGGTCCTCCCGTAG
- a CDS encoding M28 family metallopeptidase, with the protein MRAIRHRRRSIPALAALAAAAVAAPVLLTATPAAAHPREGRLAKELVEEVTAKGAYRHLKKFQQIADANGGNRAAGTPGHAASAAYVYDTLKKAGYQVSYQDFDIYEAHTKTEKATVLGADSRELTTAAFTFTRSTPAGGLAAPIAPARVDETPGCTADDYPAGAFAGKIALVKRGACTFVEKQRAAAEAGAVGVIVYNHSGTTPVRGGFGSPAEGIIPSAGITLADGEALTAAAAKGEVSVRLELDQEHVRKTTRNVIAETRGGRSDRVVTLGAHLDSVPEGPGINDNGSGSAGLLEVALKLADEGANKKGKGPANKVRFGWWSAEELGLLGSEYYVAKLSEKQKKDIALYLNFDMIASPNPVQFVYDGDDSDRTGAGAGPAGSAEIEALINGFLDKKRKPHEGSDFDGRSDYGPFIANGIPAGGTFTGAEGIKTAEQAKRYGGTAGAPYDPNYHGAGDNLKNLDLGVFDTNLDVIAHAVGTYAESLRSLGKP; encoded by the coding sequence GTGCGCGCCATCCGCCACCGCCGCCGGTCCATACCGGCGCTCGCCGCCCTCGCGGCCGCCGCCGTCGCCGCACCCGTCCTGCTGACCGCCACGCCGGCGGCCGCCCACCCGCGCGAGGGCAGGCTGGCCAAGGAGCTGGTGGAGGAGGTCACCGCCAAGGGCGCCTACCGCCACCTGAAGAAGTTCCAGCAGATCGCCGACGCCAACGGCGGCAACCGCGCCGCCGGTACGCCGGGCCACGCGGCCTCCGCCGCGTACGTGTACGACACGCTGAAGAAGGCCGGCTACCAGGTCTCCTACCAGGACTTCGACATCTACGAGGCGCACACGAAGACGGAGAAGGCCACCGTCCTCGGGGCGGACTCCCGCGAGCTGACCACCGCCGCCTTCACCTTCACCCGGTCCACCCCGGCCGGCGGCCTGGCCGCGCCGATCGCCCCGGCCCGGGTCGACGAGACCCCCGGCTGCACGGCCGACGACTACCCGGCCGGTGCCTTCGCCGGGAAGATCGCCCTGGTCAAGCGGGGCGCCTGCACCTTCGTGGAGAAGCAGCGGGCCGCCGCCGAGGCCGGCGCGGTCGGCGTGATCGTCTACAACCACAGCGGCACCACCCCGGTGCGCGGCGGCTTCGGCTCGCCCGCCGAGGGGATCATCCCGAGCGCCGGCATCACGTTGGCCGACGGCGAGGCGCTGACCGCGGCCGCCGCGAAGGGCGAGGTGAGCGTACGCCTGGAACTGGACCAGGAGCACGTGAGGAAGACCACCCGCAATGTGATCGCCGAGACCCGCGGCGGCCGCTCCGACCGGGTGGTGACGTTGGGCGCCCACCTGGACTCGGTACCGGAGGGCCCGGGCATCAACGACAACGGCTCGGGTTCGGCCGGCCTGCTGGAGGTGGCCCTGAAGCTCGCGGACGAGGGCGCGAACAAGAAGGGCAAGGGGCCCGCCAACAAGGTGCGCTTCGGCTGGTGGTCGGCGGAGGAGCTGGGCCTGCTGGGCTCGGAGTACTACGTCGCGAAGCTGTCCGAGAAGCAGAAGAAGGACATCGCGCTCTACCTGAACTTCGACATGATCGCCTCGCCGAACCCGGTGCAGTTCGTGTACGACGGGGACGACTCGGACCGGACGGGCGCGGGCGCGGGGCCGGCGGGCTCGGCCGAGATCGAGGCGCTGATCAACGGCTTCCTCGACAAGAAGCGCAAGCCGCACGAGGGCAGTGACTTCGACGGCCGCTCCGACTACGGCCCGTTCATCGCGAACGGCATCCCGGCGGGCGGCACCTTCACCGGCGCCGAGGGCATCAAGACCGCCGAGCAGGCGAAGCGTTACGGCGGCACGGCCGGAGCCCCGTACGACCCGAACTACCACGGGGCGGGCGACAACCTGAAGAACCTGGACCTGGGGGTCTTCGACACCAACCTGGACGTGATCGCGCACGCGGTCGGCACCTACGCCGAGTCGCTGCGCTCGCTCGGCAAGCCGTAG
- a CDS encoding aspartate-semialdehyde dehydrogenase, whose amino-acid sequence MRVGIVGATGQVGGVMRGILAERKFPVDELRLFASARSAGSTLEWEGQEITIEDASTADYTGLDIVLFSAGGATSRVLAEKVASQGAVVIDNSSAWRSHPEVPLVVSEVNPHAVKNRPKGIIANPNCTTMAAMPVLRPLHDEAGLTALVATTYQAVSGSGLAGVAELKGQACAVSETADQLTFDGDAVDFPEPAVYKRPIAYNVVPLAGNLVDDGSFETDEEQKLRNESRKILEIPGLKVSGTCVRVPVFSGHSLQVNARFANPISVERAYELLKDAPGVELSEIPTPLQAAGKDASYVGRIRADETVDNGLALFLSSDNLRKGAALNAVQIAELVAEELRG is encoded by the coding sequence GTGAGGGTCGGAATCGTCGGAGCCACCGGACAGGTCGGCGGAGTCATGCGCGGCATCCTCGCCGAGCGGAAGTTCCCGGTGGACGAGCTGCGGCTGTTCGCCTCGGCCCGTTCCGCGGGCTCCACCCTCGAATGGGAGGGCCAGGAGATCACCATCGAGGACGCCTCCACGGCCGACTACACGGGCCTGGACATCGTGCTCTTCTCCGCGGGCGGCGCCACCTCCCGGGTCCTGGCCGAGAAGGTCGCCTCCCAGGGCGCCGTCGTGATCGACAACTCCTCCGCCTGGCGCAGCCACCCGGAGGTCCCCCTCGTGGTCTCCGAGGTCAACCCGCACGCGGTCAAGAACCGCCCCAAGGGCATCATCGCGAACCCGAACTGCACCACCATGGCCGCGATGCCGGTGCTGCGCCCGCTGCACGACGAGGCCGGCCTGACCGCGCTGGTCGCCACCACCTACCAGGCCGTCTCCGGATCGGGCCTGGCCGGTGTCGCCGAGCTCAAGGGCCAGGCCTGCGCGGTCTCCGAGACCGCCGACCAGCTGACCTTCGACGGCGACGCGGTGGACTTCCCCGAGCCGGCCGTCTACAAGCGCCCGATCGCCTACAACGTGGTCCCCCTCGCGGGCAACCTGGTCGACGACGGGTCCTTCGAGACCGACGAGGAGCAGAAGCTCCGCAACGAGTCCCGCAAGATCCTGGAGATCCCCGGGCTCAAGGTCTCCGGCACCTGCGTGCGCGTCCCGGTCTTCTCCGGCCACTCGCTGCAGGTCAACGCCCGCTTCGCGAACCCGATCAGCGTCGAGCGCGCCTACGAGCTGCTGAAGGACGCCCCCGGCGTCGAGCTCTCGGAGATCCCGACCCCCCTGCAGGCGGCGGGCAAGGACGCCTCGTACGTGGGCCGCATCCGCGCCGACGAGACGGTGGACAACGGCCTCGCGCTGTTCCTCTCCAGCGACAACCTCCGCAAGGGCGCGGCCCTGAACGCGGTGCAGATCGCCGAGCTCGTGGCCGAGGAGCTGCGGGGCTGA
- the pepN gene encoding aminopeptidase N gives MPGTNLTREEAQQRAKLLTVDSYEIELDLSGAQEGGTYPSVTTVRFQSTEAGGETFIDLVAPAVREVVLNGTSLDVAAVFQDSRIALHDLAAGANELRVVADCAYTNTGEGLHRFVDPVDQQAYLYTQFEVPDARRVFASFEQPDLKATFQFTVTAPEGWTVISNSPTPEAADVKDNVWRFEPTPRVSSYITALIVGPYHSVHSSYEGPDGRSVPLGIYCRPSLAEFLDADAIFDVTRQGFDWFQEKFAYDYPFAKYDQLFVPEFNAGAMENAGAVTIRDQYVFRSKVTDAAYEVRAETILHELAHMWFGDLVTMEWWNDLWLNESFATYTSIACQAYAEGSKWPHAWTTFANSMKTWAYRQDQLPSTHPIMADIRDLDDVLVNFDGITYAKGASVLKQLVAYVGMDAFFKGVQAYFKAHAFGNTRLSDLLGALEETSGRDLTAWSKAWLETAGINILRPEVTTDENGVITAFGIRQEAPALPAGAQGESTLRPHRIAVGLYELQDGALVRTDRIELDIDGALTTVPELVGRPRPAVFLLNDDDLSYAKVRLDEESLATVTAHIGDFTESLPRALCWASAWDMTRDGELASRDYLSLVLSGIGKESDIGVVQSLHRQVKLAIDLYAAPAWREEGLAAWTEATLEHLRGAEPAGDHQLAWARAFAATARTEGQLTYLSALLDGAAEIEGLAVDTELRWTFLERLVATGVAGEPAIAAELERDATAAGERHAATARAARPTAEAKAAAWASVVESGDLPNAVQEAVIGGFVQTDQRELLAPYTEKFFSAIKEVWESRSHEIAQQIAVGLYPALQVSQETLDATDAWLASAEPNAALRRLISESRAGVERALKAQAADAAAASA, from the coding sequence GTGCCTGGCACGAATCTCACCCGTGAAGAGGCTCAGCAGCGGGCCAAGCTGCTGACCGTCGACTCCTACGAGATCGAACTCGATCTCAGCGGCGCGCAGGAGGGTGGCACCTACCCGTCCGTGACCACCGTGCGCTTCCAGTCGACCGAGGCCGGGGGTGAGACCTTCATCGACCTGGTCGCTCCGGCCGTGCGCGAGGTCGTCCTCAACGGCACGTCGCTGGACGTCGCGGCCGTCTTCCAGGACTCCCGGATCGCGCTGCACGACCTGGCGGCCGGGGCCAACGAGCTCCGGGTCGTCGCGGACTGCGCCTACACGAACACCGGTGAGGGCCTCCACCGCTTCGTCGACCCGGTCGACCAGCAGGCTTATCTCTACACCCAGTTCGAGGTACCGGACGCGCGGCGGGTCTTCGCCAGCTTCGAGCAGCCCGACCTGAAGGCCACGTTCCAGTTCACCGTGACGGCCCCCGAGGGCTGGACGGTCATCTCGAACTCTCCGACCCCGGAGGCCGCGGACGTCAAGGACAACGTCTGGCGCTTCGAGCCGACCCCGCGCGTCTCCTCGTACATCACCGCGCTGATCGTCGGTCCGTACCACTCGGTGCACAGCTCCTACGAGGGCCCGGACGGCCGGTCCGTCCCGCTCGGCATCTACTGCCGCCCCTCGCTCGCCGAGTTCCTCGACGCGGACGCGATCTTCGACGTCACCCGGCAGGGCTTCGACTGGTTCCAGGAGAAGTTCGCCTACGACTACCCCTTCGCCAAGTACGACCAGCTCTTCGTCCCGGAGTTCAACGCGGGCGCCATGGAGAACGCGGGCGCGGTCACCATCCGCGACCAGTACGTCTTCCGCTCCAAGGTGACGGACGCGGCGTACGAGGTGCGCGCGGAGACGATCCTCCACGAGCTGGCGCACATGTGGTTCGGCGACCTGGTCACCATGGAGTGGTGGAACGACCTGTGGCTGAACGAGTCGTTCGCGACGTACACCTCGATCGCCTGCCAGGCCTACGCCGAGGGTTCGAAGTGGCCGCACGCGTGGACCACCTTCGCCAACTCCATGAAGACCTGGGCGTACCGGCAGGACCAGCTGCCCTCCACGCACCCGATCATGGCCGACATCCGTGACCTCGACGACGTCCTGGTCAACTTCGACGGCATCACGTACGCCAAGGGCGCCTCGGTGCTCAAGCAGCTCGTCGCCTACGTCGGCATGGACGCCTTCTTCAAGGGCGTGCAGGCGTACTTCAAGGCGCACGCGTTCGGGAACACGCGCCTGTCCGACCTGCTGGGCGCGCTGGAGGAGACCTCGGGCCGCGACCTGACCGCCTGGTCGAAGGCGTGGCTGGAGACGGCCGGCATCAACATCCTGCGCCCGGAGGTCACCACCGACGAGAACGGTGTGATCACCGCCTTCGGCATCCGCCAGGAGGCGCCCGCGCTGCCCGCCGGCGCCCAGGGCGAGTCCACCCTGCGCCCGCACCGCATCGCGGTCGGCCTGTACGAGCTCCAGGACGGCGCCCTCGTGCGCACCGACCGGATCGAGCTGGACATCGACGGCGCCCTCACCACGGTGCCGGAGCTGGTCGGTCGCCCCCGTCCGGCGGTCTTCCTGCTGAACGACGACGACCTGTCCTACGCGAAGGTCCGCCTGGACGAGGAGTCCCTGGCCACCGTCACCGCGCACATCGGCGACTTCACCGAGTCCCTGCCGCGCGCCCTGTGCTGGGCCTCGGCGTGGGACATGACGCGTGACGGCGAGCTCGCCTCCCGCGACTACCTCTCGCTGGTCCTCTCGGGCATCGGCAAGGAGTCCGACATCGGCGTCGTGCAGTCGCTGCACCGCCAGGTGAAGCTGGCCATCGACCTGTACGCCGCCCCGGCGTGGCGGGAGGAGGGCCTGGCGGCCTGGACCGAGGCCACCTTGGAGCACCTGCGCGGCGCCGAGCCGGCGGGCGACCACCAGTTGGCGTGGGCGCGGGCGTTCGCGGCCACCGCCCGCACCGAGGGTCAGCTGACCTACCTGTCGGCGCTGCTGGACGGCGCGGCCGAGATCGAGGGCCTGGCCGTCGACACCGAGCTGCGGTGGACCTTCCTGGAGCGGCTCGTCGCGACGGGTGTCGCCGGGGAGCCGGCCATCGCGGCGGAGCTGGAGCGGGACGCCACGGCGGCCGGCGAGCGTCACGCGGCGACCGCCCGGGCGGCGCGCCCGACGGCGGAGGCCAAGGCCGCGGCGTGGGCCTCGGTGGTGGAGTCCGGCGACCTGCCGAACGCGGTCCAGGAGGCGGTGATCGGCGGCTTCGTCCAGACCGACCAGCGCGAGCTGCTGGCCCCGTACACCGAGAAGTTCTTCTCGGCGATCAAGGAGGTCTGGGAGAGCCGTAGCCACGAGATCGCCCAGCAGATCGCGGTGGGTCTCTACCCGGCGCTGCAGGTCTCGCAGGAGACGCTGGACGCGACGGACGCGTGGCTGGCCTCGGCCGAGCCGAACGCGGCCCTGCGCCGGCTGATCTCGGAGTCCCGCGCGGGCGTCGAGCGTGCGCTGAAGGCCCAGGCCGCGGACGCGGCTGCCGCTTCGGCCTGA
- a CDS encoding LysR family transcriptional regulator, producing MTEWDIKKLRILRTLAEQGTVTRAAETLHMTPSAVSQQLTNLARQLGVVLLEAEGRRVRLTDAAHLVLRHTEAVFAQLERADAELAGYLAGDTGEVRVGAFSTAVPALVVPAVAALRRTHPGVEVRVRETEAAEAYELLSAGGVDLALSLTAHAPTARDPRFTRVALLEDPLDVALPPDHPLATAPDLRLADLSGDPWIYGGSGPWSEIARSACEAAGFVPEQAHSASGWTAILAMVEAGMGVALVPRMVSSRASGVAVRVLSRDRPTRHVLAAVRRGAESAPALSHVLTALREAASART from the coding sequence ATGACCGAGTGGGACATCAAGAAGCTGCGGATCCTGCGGACCCTCGCCGAGCAGGGGACCGTGACCCGAGCGGCCGAGACCCTCCACATGACGCCCTCGGCCGTTTCGCAGCAACTGACGAACCTGGCCCGGCAACTCGGCGTGGTACTGCTGGAGGCCGAGGGCCGCCGGGTACGGCTCACGGACGCGGCCCACCTCGTCCTGCGACACACGGAGGCGGTGTTCGCGCAGCTGGAGCGGGCCGACGCGGAACTGGCCGGATACCTCGCCGGCGACACGGGCGAGGTACGGGTGGGCGCCTTCTCCACCGCCGTACCGGCGCTCGTGGTCCCGGCGGTGGCCGCGCTGCGGCGCACCCACCCCGGAGTGGAGGTCCGCGTCCGGGAGACGGAGGCGGCCGAGGCCTACGAACTGCTGTCGGCCGGGGGCGTGGACCTGGCGCTGTCCCTCACCGCCCACGCGCCGACCGCGCGCGATCCCCGGTTCACCCGGGTGGCGCTCCTGGAGGACCCGCTGGACGTGGCCCTCCCGCCGGACCACCCCCTGGCGACCGCGCCGGACCTGCGGCTGGCGGACCTCTCAGGCGACCCGTGGATCTACGGGGGCAGCGGCCCCTGGTCGGAGATCGCCCGGTCCGCCTGCGAGGCGGCGGGCTTCGTCCCGGAACAGGCGCACTCGGCGTCCGGCTGGACGGCGATCCTGGCCATGGTCGAAGCGGGGATGGGGGTGGCCCTGGTCCCCAGGATGGTGTCGAGCCGCGCCTCGGGCGTGGCCGTCCGGGTGCTGTCACGGGACCGCCCGACGCGGCACGTGCTCGCCGCGGTCCGCCGAGGCGCCGAATCCGCGCCCGCGCTGTCCCACGTCCTGACCGCCCTCCGCGAAGCGGCTTCGGCCCGGACGTAG
- a CDS encoding DMT family transporter, whose translation MDRVRTVSHAEPGSTAKKGAAGLGVLLALLATVVWSGSFVATRGMAETVPPVQAVFWRWIIALLAVAPFAARQAWRQRALIRRHLGFIALASLFGVTLYNTLVHQAGLTTSASNMGMIMAASPVIMALYARLGGERLGLRRTFGILLAALGVLLLVGDGSIGFDFGAGDLWMFAAALSFATYSALLRRKPAELGGMAFLITTFVLGALMLAPAYAVSVAVQGGFEVTTGTVGPLLYVGVFSSAVAFLAWNKAVSMIGAARAGVVYYLQPVCVAGLGFLLLGERTGPAQLLCMALILGGVGLGSARR comes from the coding sequence ATGGACCGCGTCCGTACCGTCTCGCACGCCGAGCCCGGCAGCACCGCGAAGAAAGGTGCCGCCGGGCTCGGCGTGCTCCTCGCCCTGCTCGCGACGGTCGTCTGGTCCGGCAGCTTCGTCGCCACCCGGGGCATGGCCGAGACCGTCCCACCCGTCCAGGCGGTCTTCTGGCGCTGGATCATCGCCCTGCTCGCCGTCGCCCCCTTCGCCGCCCGCCAGGCCTGGCGGCAACGGGCCCTGATCCGCCGGCACCTCGGCTTCATCGCCCTCGCCTCGCTGTTCGGCGTCACCCTCTACAACACGCTCGTGCACCAGGCCGGACTGACCACCTCCGCCTCCAACATGGGCATGATCATGGCCGCCTCGCCCGTCATCATGGCGCTCTACGCCCGCCTCGGCGGCGAACGGCTCGGCCTACGGCGGACCTTCGGCATCCTGCTCGCCGCCCTCGGGGTGCTGCTGCTCGTCGGGGACGGCTCGATCGGCTTCGACTTCGGCGCCGGAGACCTGTGGATGTTCGCCGCCGCCCTCTCCTTCGCCACGTACAGCGCCCTGCTGCGACGCAAGCCCGCCGAACTCGGCGGAATGGCCTTCCTGATCACCACCTTCGTGCTCGGCGCGCTGATGCTGGCACCTGCCTACGCCGTCTCCGTCGCCGTCCAGGGCGGCTTCGAGGTCACCACCGGCACGGTCGGCCCGCTGCTGTACGTCGGGGTGTTCTCCTCGGCCGTCGCCTTCCTCGCCTGGAACAAGGCCGTCTCGATGATCGGCGCCGCCCGCGCGGGAGTCGTCTACTACCTCCAGCCGGTCTGCGTGGCCGGGCTCGGCTTCCTGCTCCTGGGCGAGCGGACCGGACCGGCGCAACTGCTCTGCATGGCGCTCATCCTCGGCGGAGTCGGGCTGGGGAGTGCCCGGCGGTAG